A window of Paenibacillus polygoni contains these coding sequences:
- a CDS encoding glutamine--tRNA ligase/YqeY domain fusion protein, with product MEKPLTPSNFIKNVISEDLRTGKVKEVVTRFPPEPNGYLHIGHAKAIWINFALAEEFGGTTNLRFDDTNPAKEDTEYVNSIREDVKWLGYEWKENPFASDYFEEMYNRAVILIKKGLAYVDDSSPDQIREMRGTLKEPGTNSPYRDRSVEENLDLFTRMRNGEFKDGERVLRAKINMASPNINLRDPIIYRIAHIPHHNTGDKWCIYPMYTFAHPIEDAIEGVTHSLCSLEFEDQRPFYDWVIEHCELEAKPHQYEFGRLNLAQTVTSKRKLKLLVDEKHVDGWDDPRMPTISGLRRRGYTPEALREFVYETGISKSQGLVDLGMLEHFIREDLKLKAPRTMAVLDPIKVVITNYPEGQVEMLEAENNQENEEMGKREIPFSREIYIEREDFMEDPPSKYFRLFPGNEVRLKHAYFIKCNDVIKDEEGNIVEIHCTYDPETKSGSGFTGRKVKGTIHWVEATQAIPAEFRLFEPLINKEEPESDNEIEEEKEAGEPVEKSFLDELNPNSLTIVQGFVEPNMKDAKPQDKFQFFRHGYFNVDPKYSEPGKPVFNRVVSLKSSFRLPKA from the coding sequence ATGGAGAAGCCGTTAACACCCTCCAATTTCATAAAAAATGTGATCTCTGAGGATCTTCGTACAGGAAAAGTAAAAGAAGTGGTGACCCGGTTTCCTCCGGAACCCAATGGTTACCTTCATATTGGACATGCCAAAGCGATTTGGATTAACTTTGCCCTCGCTGAGGAATTCGGCGGGACGACAAATCTGCGTTTTGACGATACGAACCCAGCTAAAGAAGATACGGAGTACGTTAACTCCATCCGTGAGGATGTAAAATGGCTTGGATATGAGTGGAAAGAGAATCCATTCGCATCTGACTATTTTGAAGAAATGTACAACCGCGCCGTAATCCTTATCAAAAAGGGACTTGCTTATGTGGATGATTCCAGCCCAGATCAAATCCGTGAAATGCGCGGAACCTTGAAAGAACCGGGTACAAACAGCCCTTATCGGGATCGCAGTGTGGAAGAGAACCTTGATCTGTTCACTCGTATGCGTAACGGAGAGTTTAAAGACGGAGAGCGTGTGCTTCGTGCCAAAATCAACATGGCTTCGCCGAATATCAATCTTCGCGATCCTATTATTTACCGTATTGCTCACATCCCGCATCATAACACAGGGGATAAGTGGTGCATTTATCCGATGTATACCTTTGCTCATCCGATAGAAGATGCAATTGAGGGAGTGACTCACTCTCTATGCTCTTTGGAATTTGAGGACCAACGTCCATTTTATGACTGGGTGATTGAGCATTGTGAACTCGAAGCGAAGCCGCATCAATATGAGTTTGGCCGTCTCAATCTCGCTCAAACCGTAACAAGCAAACGGAAGCTGAAGCTTCTCGTTGATGAGAAACATGTAGACGGATGGGATGATCCGCGGATGCCGACCATTTCTGGTCTGCGCCGCCGTGGTTATACACCTGAAGCGCTGCGCGAGTTTGTCTATGAGACCGGAATTTCGAAGAGCCAAGGACTAGTTGATCTCGGAATGCTGGAGCATTTTATCAGAGAAGACTTGAAACTGAAGGCACCGCGTACGATGGCTGTACTTGATCCGATCAAAGTGGTAATTACCAACTACCCAGAGGGTCAAGTCGAAATGCTTGAAGCAGAGAATAACCAAGAGAATGAAGAGATGGGTAAACGTGAGATTCCTTTCTCCCGTGAGATTTATATTGAGCGTGAAGATTTCATGGAGGATCCGCCAAGTAAATACTTCCGCTTGTTCCCAGGGAACGAAGTTCGCCTGAAACATGCTTATTTTATTAAGTGCAACGATGTGATTAAAGATGAAGAAGGCAACATTGTGGAGATCCACTGTACCTATGATCCTGAAACGAAGAGCGGCTCTGGATTTACCGGCCGTAAAGTAAAAGGAACGATTCACTGGGTAGAAGCGACTCAAGCAATTCCTGCGGAATTCCGTTTGTTTGAACCACTTATTAACAAAGAAGAACCGGAAAGCGATAATGAGATTGAGGAAGAGAAGGAAGCAGGGGAACCTGTGGAAAAATCATTCCTTGATGAACTGAACCCAAATTCGCTTACGATTGTTCAAGGTTTTGTGGAGCCAAACATGAAAGATGCGAAACCGCAAGATAAATTCCAGTTCTTCCGTCATGGATACTTTAATGTGGATCCTAAATATTCAGAGCCAGGTAAACCGGTATTTAACCGGGTAGTATCTCTGAAGAGTTCCTTCCGCCTTCCAAAAGCATAA
- a CDS encoding DUF2164 domain-containing protein has protein sequence MKAMKLPKEQKDQMIRLIQAYFETERGETIGDLAADGVLDFFMTQLSPYVYNQALSDCRVLLNQRMISLEEDVYALEKSIKLSR, from the coding sequence ATGAAAGCGATGAAGCTTCCCAAAGAACAGAAGGATCAAATGATACGATTAATACAAGCTTATTTCGAAACAGAACGCGGAGAAACCATCGGTGATTTGGCGGCAGATGGAGTTCTCGATTTTTTCATGACACAGCTCTCACCCTATGTATACAATCAAGCTCTAAGCGACTGCCGAGTATTATTGAATCAGCGAATGATTTCCTTAGAAGAGGATGTTTACGCTCTAGAGAAAAGCATCAAATTATCTCGTTAA
- a CDS encoding GNAT family N-acetyltransferase, with protein MFAYKLDDDIELKPLSMEHTGALYSLTDKSRERLREWLPWVDNVTEETHTVQFIKNAIRQAADNGGFTAGIWVKGELAGVIGFHEIDWHNRTVGIGYWLGKVHEGQGIMSSACRALVDYALIDLDLNRVEIRCATSNHRSRGVPERLGFVLEGIIRQAEKLPLGYVNHAVYGMLQSEWKLLR; from the coding sequence ATGTTTGCGTACAAGTTAGATGATGATATTGAACTGAAGCCCCTGTCTATGGAGCATACGGGAGCTTTGTATAGTTTGACTGATAAGTCTCGTGAGCGACTACGGGAATGGCTTCCCTGGGTGGATAATGTAACCGAAGAAACTCACACCGTTCAGTTTATCAAAAATGCGATTCGCCAAGCGGCGGATAACGGCGGCTTTACTGCAGGAATCTGGGTAAAAGGTGAACTTGCCGGTGTCATCGGGTTTCATGAGATCGACTGGCATAATCGTACCGTAGGTATTGGTTATTGGCTTGGTAAAGTTCATGAGGGACAAGGGATTATGAGCTCAGCTTGCCGCGCTCTGGTTGATTATGCCTTGATTGATCTGGATCTAAACCGTGTGGAGATTCGCTGTGCTACGAGCAACCATCGCAGCCGCGGGGTTCCCGAAAGACTCGGATTTGTTCTGGAAGGGATTATCCGTCAAGCAGAGAAATTACCGCTCGGCTATGTAAACCATGCTGTATACGGCATGCTCCAAAGTGAATGGAAGTTACTTCGTTAA
- a CDS encoding GNAT family N-acetyltransferase has protein sequence MVVTREALTVRRSNLQDAAQLMELDALVWNEHNTPAPVLWKSKEEYLLASPPGNQFIALKDNKLCGYIGFRPPTSLISNNHVYEIHIAVHPAYQRQGIGRSLMDSMIEHAKREGIRKLRLRVLSSNPAALVFYKKYGFVEEGRLSSEFYIAGTYVDDILMRYML, from the coding sequence ATGGTAGTAACCAGAGAAGCTCTGACGGTGCGCAGATCGAACCTTCAGGACGCAGCGCAGCTGATGGAACTGGATGCTCTAGTATGGAACGAGCATAATACACCTGCTCCCGTACTTTGGAAATCAAAAGAAGAATATTTACTGGCATCGCCGCCAGGAAATCAGTTCATTGCTCTGAAGGATAACAAACTTTGCGGATATATTGGCTTTAGGCCGCCAACCTCCTTGATCAGCAACAATCATGTATATGAGATTCATATTGCGGTACATCCCGCTTATCAGAGGCAGGGAATCGGGAGATCACTTATGGACTCGATGATCGAACATGCAAAACGTGAAGGAATCCGTAAACTTCGTCTGCGCGTTTTATCCAGCAACCCTGCTGCGCTTGTTTTCTATAAAAAGTATGGGTTCGTGGAAGAGGGAAGGCTCAGTTCAGAGTTCTACATCGCAGGAACATATGTTGACGACATATTAATGCGGTATATGCTATAA
- a CDS encoding MFS transporter has product MRWLDTYPKEIKVFLIASLVNSTGSSLMWPLTTMYVFDELGRNMTQAGFVILIQSIGGIAGQLLGGALYHRVGVKKLIVGALLFNALGLFTLPVISQTWWLFVTMMGLIGLFNSMSLPAIQAFVGFRFAERRGELFNVIYVAQNIGVALGTGLSGFLADISYHLSFIANGITSAGFGLYFFSYLSKVDRQQGEVYVPKKQTSSPLKKESTWQLLLNLRLYLFLSLGTLFILLGNSIWNTGVSPYIISEGMEKKAYSLLWTLNGILIFVAQPVTSFFKKTIASTTTAQMTLSAVLYTAGFAVISLFQHYPGMILAMILITLGEMLISPATPAFISDHAGKAAPFYLGVSGGIAAIGRVIGPYAMGIMFDAGGLAPVAFFATMTAGISIVMFIIHARMNAARVRAYEQGEQHTSF; this is encoded by the coding sequence ATGAGATGGCTCGATACATACCCAAAGGAAATTAAAGTTTTTTTGATTGCTAGTCTGGTTAATTCAACAGGCAGTTCGCTCATGTGGCCGCTGACTACAATGTATGTATTCGATGAGCTCGGCCGCAACATGACACAAGCTGGTTTTGTGATTCTAATTCAATCGATTGGCGGTATTGCCGGTCAGCTTCTTGGAGGGGCATTGTATCACCGGGTTGGTGTGAAGAAATTGATTGTAGGAGCACTTCTATTTAATGCGCTGGGGCTCTTTACGCTGCCTGTCATTAGTCAAACTTGGTGGCTGTTCGTCACTATGATGGGGCTGATCGGACTATTTAACTCGATGTCGCTGCCGGCGATTCAAGCATTTGTCGGTTTTCGATTTGCTGAGCGGCGCGGAGAACTGTTTAATGTCATTTATGTGGCACAAAATATCGGGGTTGCACTAGGGACAGGACTCAGCGGTTTTCTAGCAGACATCTCGTATCATCTGAGCTTTATTGCGAACGGGATCACTTCAGCCGGGTTCGGTCTATACTTCTTTTCTTATCTTAGTAAGGTCGATCGTCAACAAGGCGAAGTATATGTGCCTAAGAAACAGACTTCTTCCCCATTAAAAAAAGAAAGCACCTGGCAGTTACTGCTTAACTTGCGGCTATATCTGTTTCTCAGTTTGGGTACGCTTTTCATTCTGCTCGGTAATTCCATCTGGAATACAGGGGTATCGCCGTATATCATCTCCGAAGGGATGGAGAAAAAAGCTTACAGCTTGCTATGGACATTAAATGGAATTCTTATTTTCGTTGCTCAACCTGTGACTTCCTTTTTCAAAAAAACGATTGCTTCTACGACCACTGCCCAAATGACACTCAGTGCTGTGCTTTATACTGCAGGATTTGCTGTCATTTCTCTATTTCAACATTATCCAGGGATGATTTTGGCCATGATCCTCATAACGCTTGGTGAGATGCTGATCTCTCCTGCTACCCCTGCTTTTATCTCCGATCATGCGGGAAAGGCTGCGCCTTTTTACTTGGGTGTCTCCGGTGGTATTGCTGCGATCGGAAGAGTCATCGGTCCTTATGCAATGGGCATCATGTTTGATGCCGGTGGACTAGCTCCCGTAGCCTTTTTTGCTACGATGACAGCAGGAATCAGCATTGTTATGTTTATCATCCATGCCCGTATGAATGCTGCCAGAGTGCGTGCTTATGAGCAGGGAGAGCAGCATACTTCTTTTTAG
- a CDS encoding formate/nitrite transporter family protein gives MAALKPAAVAELTADTGEHKAHNPAIVVLILGFLAGAYIALGYLLYIRVVAAAPEAWGSMSGLIGALVFPIGLTLVLIAGGELLTGNMMALSIARLARKITTREVCWNLTLVTFSNFVGAVFVAYLFGHVLGLTGQGVYLDKVVDLAEHKMGESFLQAFVSGIGCNWLVALAVWLAYAADSMSAKIVGIWIPTTAFVALGFQHVVANMFLIPAAIFEGHFTWGQYIMNFIPVWLGNMTGGAIFVAAAYYAVYLHKPASASVTTEETEPQVGSTPAAM, from the coding sequence ATGGCAGCATTAAAACCGGCAGCAGTTGCTGAGTTAACGGCGGATACGGGCGAGCATAAAGCACATAATCCCGCTATAGTGGTTCTGATCTTAGGTTTTTTAGCAGGTGCGTATATTGCTTTAGGATATCTATTGTATATAAGAGTGGTTGCTGCGGCCCCTGAAGCATGGGGGAGTATGAGTGGACTAATTGGAGCTCTTGTTTTCCCCATCGGACTTACCCTAGTCTTGATTGCAGGTGGAGAGCTGCTTACAGGCAATATGATGGCATTATCGATTGCTCGGTTGGCACGCAAAATTACAACGCGAGAAGTATGTTGGAATTTAACATTGGTTACCTTTTCAAACTTTGTGGGTGCTGTTTTTGTAGCTTACTTGTTTGGTCATGTGCTGGGTTTGACCGGCCAAGGTGTATACCTTGATAAAGTAGTGGATTTGGCAGAACATAAAATGGGAGAGTCCTTTCTGCAAGCGTTTGTTTCTGGTATTGGCTGTAACTGGCTGGTCGCTTTAGCCGTTTGGCTTGCTTATGCTGCCGATTCAATGAGTGCTAAGATTGTTGGGATCTGGATTCCGACAACGGCTTTTGTCGCTTTAGGTTTTCAGCACGTGGTCGCTAATATGTTTCTTATTCCTGCAGCGATTTTCGAAGGGCATTTTACTTGGGGGCAGTATATCATGAACTTTATTCCGGTCTGGCTTGGGAATATGACAGGCGGAGCTATCTTTGTCGCTGCGGCATATTATGCTGTTTATCTTCACAAACCAGCTAGTGCATCAGTAACGACGGAGGAGACAGAGCCTCAAGTGGGTTCGACTCCAGCAGCAATGTAG
- a CDS encoding FAD-dependent oxidoreductase, with the protein MKIAVVGCTHAGTAAIVNTAKLYPDAQITVYERNDNISFLSCGIALYVGGVVKDPDGLFYSSPEQLKELGVETKMLHEVTDIDTEGRKLTARNLETGEEITDTYDKLIMTTGSWPIIPNFEGIDLENVLLCKNYNHSNTIIEKSKDVRHVTVVGAGYIGIELVEAFQMNGKEVTLIDAEDRILNKYLDVEFTDRIQKSLTDKGIEIVLGEKVSRFEGKDGKVTAVVTDKGEYPTDLVILCIGFRPNTALLKDKVDMMPNGAILVDRYMRTSNPDIFAAGDSAAIYYNPTRQNAYIPLATNAVRMGMLVARNLVNPTMPYMGTQGTSGIKIYEQNIAGTGVTEAAAKAAGMAVQAVTIEDSYRPEFMPTAEKVLIKVIYETESRRIVGAQIMSEADLTQSINTISVCIQNEMTVDQLAFIDFFFQPHYNKPWNFLNTAGQAALEPVSTKETVSV; encoded by the coding sequence ATGAAAATTGCTGTTGTTGGATGTACACACGCAGGTACGGCTGCTATTGTGAATACCGCTAAACTTTATCCCGATGCTCAGATTACGGTATACGAGCGTAATGATAATATTTCTTTTCTCTCTTGCGGTATTGCGCTGTATGTTGGCGGGGTAGTGAAAGACCCGGATGGGTTGTTTTACTCTTCTCCAGAGCAGCTGAAGGAACTTGGCGTCGAAACAAAAATGCTGCATGAAGTTACAGACATTGACACAGAGGGGCGCAAGCTGACAGCACGCAACTTAGAAACAGGCGAGGAAATCACGGATACGTACGATAAACTGATTATGACAACCGGTTCTTGGCCTATTATTCCAAACTTTGAGGGGATTGATCTAGAAAACGTACTTCTGTGCAAAAATTATAACCATTCCAACACGATTATCGAGAAATCAAAGGATGTACGTCACGTGACCGTCGTTGGTGCAGGATACATCGGTATTGAACTCGTCGAAGCATTCCAAATGAATGGGAAGGAAGTTACGTTAATCGATGCGGAAGATCGAATTCTAAATAAATATCTTGATGTTGAATTTACGGACCGTATCCAAAAATCGCTTACGGATAAAGGAATTGAGATTGTGCTTGGTGAGAAAGTAAGCCGATTTGAAGGGAAGGATGGCAAGGTCACTGCGGTCGTAACCGATAAAGGAGAATACCCTACGGATCTCGTTATTCTCTGTATTGGATTCCGTCCGAACACAGCATTACTCAAGGATAAAGTGGATATGATGCCAAATGGAGCGATCCTTGTAGATCGTTATATGCGCACAAGCAATCCTGATATCTTTGCAGCAGGGGACAGCGCAGCGATCTATTATAATCCAACTCGTCAGAATGCATATATTCCACTAGCAACGAATGCGGTTCGCATGGGGATGCTTGTAGCTCGAAATCTGGTAAACCCTACGATGCCATATATGGGTACTCAGGGGACATCAGGAATCAAAATTTATGAGCAGAATATTGCAGGAACGGGAGTAACAGAAGCTGCGGCAAAAGCGGCAGGTATGGCTGTCCAAGCTGTTACCATCGAAGATAGTTATCGTCCTGAGTTTATGCCTACTGCGGAGAAAGTCCTTATAAAAGTCATCTATGAGACAGAATCCCGCCGAATTGTGGGTGCTCAGATTATGAGTGAAGCTGATCTAACACAGTCAATCAATACAATCTCCGTATGCATTCAGAACGAAATGACGGTGGATCAGCTGGCGTTTATCGACTTTTTCTTCCAGCCTCACTACAATAAACCGTGGAATTTCCTTAACACTGCAGGGCAAGCAGCACTAGAGCCTGTATCAACAAAAGAGACAGTATCTGTATAA
- a CDS encoding glutathione peroxidase — MSIYSYQAVTPTNQEVSLEKYKGEVVVIANTASKCGLTPQYGDLQKIYDRYKDQGLVVLAFPCNQFGGQEPGSSEEAEEFCQINYGVSFPVFAKVDVNGDNTHPIFQYLKEQQPGSGESSDIQWNFTKFVVDRNGEVVERFEPKQSPEEMTALIEKLL, encoded by the coding sequence ATGTCTATCTATTCGTATCAAGCAGTGACACCCACAAATCAGGAAGTCTCACTAGAGAAGTATAAAGGCGAGGTAGTCGTTATCGCGAATACAGCCAGTAAGTGTGGACTAACTCCGCAGTATGGGGATTTACAAAAGATATATGATCGTTATAAAGACCAAGGGCTGGTCGTTCTTGCGTTTCCGTGCAATCAGTTTGGTGGACAAGAACCGGGTTCGAGTGAAGAAGCCGAAGAATTTTGCCAAATCAACTATGGTGTAAGTTTCCCTGTCTTTGCAAAGGTTGATGTAAACGGAGATAATACACACCCTATCTTCCAATACCTGAAAGAGCAACAACCTGGAAGCGGAGAGAGCAGCGATATTCAGTGGAACTTTACAAAGTTTGTAGTAGATCGTAATGGGGAAGTTGTGGAGCGTTTTGAACCGAAACAATCTCCAGAAGAAATGACAGCACTTATTGAAAAATTACTATAA
- a CDS encoding amidohydrolase codes for MIELDLLFINANVLTLDGDNNKAGAIGVKNGKISALWKEANPAREEITLSDDNAIIDLQGKTVLPGFIETHNHLISAIMLKRFIDCKSPLNQTIADIQKRISEKASEVGKDTWIVGFGYDDTSLLDMRHPTKEDLDTAAPDHPVVVYHISGHLCVANSVALSIAGISDSMQDPTGGRLGRDDRGQLNGILYEGATTLVGSHLPGPSEEEVLSLLRDEAYTYAAQGITTSTDAKMGVSMDIDDIDLCMKAIEKESIPFRMKLMISSDKLNQDEKLKSMTAGEVDAYLRERSGGRASLDSVKLFQDGSIQGLTGALREPYFCDTERYGELIKSQEELNREVKEWHDKGFRIAIHGNGDRAIGSILDAFEYVLTSSPRSDHRHRIEHVQTATKEDLERMQKLGVAGSFFINHVYYWGDRHEKLFLGPQRAARISPLAEAKELKLLFTLHSDCPVTPISPLFLVWAAVNRVTSSGKVLGAEQRIDALTALRAMTSYGAELNFEEAEAGTIESGKRADFVILEEDPTEVEPIRIKDISIFATLRDGKFIYGNGV; via the coding sequence ATGATAGAACTTGATCTGTTGTTTATCAATGCAAATGTGCTGACCTTAGATGGTGATAACAATAAAGCAGGAGCAATTGGGGTGAAGAATGGTAAAATCAGCGCCTTGTGGAAGGAAGCGAATCCTGCACGGGAAGAAATCACGCTGTCTGACGACAATGCGATTATTGATCTCCAAGGGAAAACGGTACTTCCCGGGTTTATTGAAACACACAATCACTTAATCAGTGCCATTATGCTGAAACGATTTATTGATTGCAAAAGCCCGCTGAATCAAACGATCGCTGATATTCAGAAGCGGATTTCTGAAAAGGCATCCGAAGTTGGAAAAGATACCTGGATTGTAGGATTCGGGTATGACGATACATCTTTACTCGACATGAGGCATCCTACGAAAGAAGATCTCGACACAGCTGCCCCGGACCATCCGGTTGTGGTATATCACATCTCGGGACATCTATGTGTGGCGAACTCAGTGGCTTTATCTATAGCAGGTATTAGTGATTCCATGCAGGATCCAACCGGAGGTCGTCTCGGAAGGGATGACAGGGGACAACTAAATGGCATTCTCTATGAAGGAGCGACAACCCTTGTCGGCTCGCATCTGCCGGGACCAAGTGAAGAAGAAGTTCTCTCCTTGCTTCGAGATGAGGCTTATACTTATGCAGCTCAGGGAATTACGACTTCTACGGATGCCAAAATGGGTGTAAGTATGGATATAGATGATATTGATTTATGTATGAAGGCAATTGAAAAAGAATCCATTCCCTTTCGCATGAAGCTCATGATATCGAGCGATAAGCTGAATCAGGATGAAAAACTGAAATCCATGACAGCAGGTGAGGTCGATGCTTACCTCCGTGAACGATCGGGAGGCAGAGCATCGCTCGACAGCGTGAAACTGTTTCAAGATGGGTCAATTCAAGGACTGACCGGTGCACTTCGAGAGCCGTATTTCTGTGATACTGAGCGGTATGGTGAACTCATTAAATCGCAAGAAGAATTAAATAGAGAAGTGAAGGAATGGCATGATAAAGGATTCCGCATCGCAATCCATGGGAACGGAGATCGGGCCATTGGTTCCATATTAGATGCATTTGAATATGTATTAACATCGAGTCCACGCAGTGATCATCGGCACCGGATCGAGCATGTTCAGACAGCTACCAAAGAAGATCTGGAGCGTATGCAAAAACTCGGGGTAGCAGGTTCCTTTTTTATCAATCATGTGTATTACTGGGGAGATCGGCACGAGAAACTGTTTCTGGGGCCGCAGCGTGCAGCTAGAATTAGTCCGCTTGCAGAGGCAAAGGAGCTTAAGCTTCTGTTCACTCTTCATTCCGATTGCCCGGTAACTCCAATCTCGCCTTTATTCTTAGTATGGGCCGCGGTGAATCGAGTAACAAGCAGCGGCAAAGTATTAGGTGCGGAGCAAAGAATTGATGCGCTGACAGCTTTGCGAGCGATGACGAGTTATGGTGCAGAACTGAATTTTGAAGAAGCAGAGGCAGGAACGATTGAAAGCGGAAAAAGAGCAGACTTCGTCATTCTAGAGGAAGATCCGACCGAGGTAGAGCCGATTCGAATTAAGGACATTTCGATTTTCGCTACATTAAGGGACGGCAAATTCATCTATGGAAATGGTGTATAG
- a CDS encoding GNAT family N-acetyltransferase: protein MQPTFVTERLMLRPLQLADAPFIQKLAGEKDVASTTLSIPHPYPDGAAESFIAANHERYSKNLGSTFALILKETNELLGCAGMHIVSDYNRAELGYWLGKPYWRHGYMTEAVQRMMEYGFNELKLNRIWAAALARNPASSAVMQKNGMKYEGKLVQHIKKWGEYEDLVYYGITLSEYETALR from the coding sequence ATGCAGCCTACATTCGTAACCGAAAGACTAATGCTAAGACCTCTTCAATTAGCGGATGCACCGTTCATACAGAAACTTGCTGGGGAAAAAGACGTAGCAAGTACCACTCTATCTATTCCTCATCCTTATCCGGATGGTGCAGCCGAATCTTTCATTGCGGCTAATCACGAGAGGTACAGTAAAAACCTAGGGAGCACCTTTGCCTTGATCTTGAAGGAAACGAATGAACTTCTCGGCTGTGCAGGAATGCATATTGTCAGCGACTATAACAGAGCGGAACTCGGTTACTGGCTCGGCAAGCCTTATTGGCGACACGGCTACATGACAGAGGCGGTACAGCGTATGATGGAGTATGGATTTAATGAGCTGAAGCTAAACCGAATCTGGGCTGCTGCGTTAGCTCGAAACCCTGCCTCATCCGCCGTTATGCAGAAGAATGGTATGAAGTATGAAGGAAAGCTTGTACAACATATCAAGAAGTGGGGAGAATACGAAGATCTCGTCTATTACGGCATAACGTTAAGCGAATATGAAACAGCCCTACGTTAA
- a CDS encoding ABC transporter ATP-binding protein yields MFRLETAGLNIAYENRLIVDDLNIQIPQGKITALVGANGSGKSTILKTMARLMQPKTGQVLLDGKSIHKQSTREVAKQLAILPQNPTAPEGLTVTELVSYGRFPYQKGFGSLQAEDKKMIEWAIESTRLQEFHDRPIDQLSGGQRQRAWIAMALAQDTDILFLDEPTTFLDMAHQLEVLQLLEELNVTAKRTIVMVVHDLNHASRYAHHMIAIKQGKAAATGTPKEVMTPDVLREVFGIEADIVTDPRTGVPLCLPYALAGKENRGIIGVESLVQSQVRQVAGV; encoded by the coding sequence ATGTTTCGCCTGGAAACTGCAGGACTAAACATTGCTTATGAGAACCGTTTAATCGTTGATGATCTAAATATACAAATCCCTCAAGGCAAAATTACAGCACTTGTAGGTGCTAACGGCTCTGGGAAGTCTACCATTCTTAAAACAATGGCTCGTCTAATGCAGCCCAAAACAGGCCAAGTTTTGCTCGACGGGAAATCCATTCATAAGCAGTCCACTCGCGAAGTGGCGAAACAATTAGCAATTCTTCCGCAAAATCCAACTGCGCCGGAAGGTCTTACGGTGACTGAGCTGGTATCTTATGGACGTTTTCCTTATCAGAAAGGCTTTGGCTCACTGCAAGCAGAGGATAAGAAGATGATTGAATGGGCCATTGAGTCTACTCGTCTTCAGGAGTTTCACGACCGTCCTATCGATCAGTTGTCAGGTGGCCAGCGTCAGCGTGCCTGGATTGCTATGGCACTGGCTCAAGACACAGATATTCTTTTTCTGGATGAACCGACTACCTTCCTTGACATGGCACATCAGCTTGAAGTGCTGCAGTTACTTGAGGAACTGAATGTTACGGCAAAACGCACGATCGTCATGGTTGTTCATGATCTAAATCATGCATCTCGTTATGCCCATCATATGATTGCGATCAAGCAGGGGAAGGCCGCTGCAACAGGAACCCCAAAGGAAGTAATGACGCCAGATGTACTGAGAGAAGTATTCGGGATTGAGGCGGACATTGTAACAGATCCTCGGACAGGAGTTCCGCTCTGTCTGCCATATGCACTTGCAGGTAAGGAGAACAGAGGAATTATCGGTGTTGAAAGTTTAGTACAGTCCCAAGTACGCCAGGTTGCTGGTGTATAG